The Candidatus Neomarinimicrobiota bacterium region CAGCTCAGTACCTTCTGTGTTTGATGGTGATACTGTATTTTCATAGTCTGTTTCCTGGAAATTGGTACGATAACCGTAACCATAGCCATTCCCGCGACCACCACCCATTCCAAAACGACCGCCAAATGACCCTTGGCCGCGACCTCTGCCGCCAAAACCATATCCAAAATTACGATCTTCATTTCCAGTGCAGCGTCCCAGACGCCGACCTGTCATACTACCTCTTCCCTGGGGACCTGTTCTATCACCTCTAGGCATGATTATTTCTCCTATAGTTCAATTTTTTCTAGTTTGTCTTGTTGATATGAGGTTAATGCCTCACTGATCGACATATTTCCGGCACCAACATACATAGCAATATCAGCAATTTTTAAAGTAGCTGAGGCTTTGTCTCCGGGTCCATTTCCCGTAATGATAACATCAGGCTTTAGTTCGAAGACTTTCTGGGCGGTCAAGGGGCCGGCACCATGGGCTGCTTTCCCTGACTGGGAATTGTCATGTACGGTATGCTGCTTGGTCTCTTCATCGTACATGAGCAGATACTCTGCCCTCCCAAAACGTGGATCCATCATTGAATCCATTTCCTTGCCTTTACTTGTAAATACTATTTTCATAATTACCCTCTTTCCAGCTGGATCAGCTGATTAATTTTAGTCCAACTTTTACTTAAATATTGTCCAGTCCCCTGGGGGGCATACTCGACAATTGTTTTACCTTCTGTCATCGCTTTTGTGAAATTTACATCGTAAGGAAGGTCTGAGATATGATCTATGCCAGCTTCCTGGATGAAATCTTTTATTTCGTTCGTTACGTCCAGGTTTATATCAAACTTGTTAATGATACAGCCAGAGCGGATCCTGAATTTTCCAATAAGTTCTTGAACCCGTTTGAGATCATGGATGCCTGATACAGTAGGCTCTATAACAATCACAACATAATCGGCACCGGCCAGAGCTGCTACAACGGGACAGCCAACCCCGGGAGGTCCATCTATAAGTAGAATCGGTTTCTCTTCTGCAAAAGCAAGTTGTTTAGCTTCTTCCTTAACTTTGGTAACAAGCTTGCCTGAATTATCAGCACCAATCCCCAGTTTAGCGTGAACCAGATGTGTGCCCAACCGAGTTGTGGATCGATACCAGTCTCCCACATTGGCATCAAGCATGTCAATGGCTGCCTCAGGACATACCCTGGGTCCGTAGCCGCATCCTTCGCAGTTCAGGGGATCTATCACATATTTATCATCTTTGGGAAAGATTGCATCAAAGCGACAGACTTCAGCACATAGCCCACAGCCCGTACAGAGGTCTGGGTCAATTTTTGCGATGGCACCACTGAAAAATGCTTCACTTTGTTGGATTTCGGGCTGCATCAGGAGGTGCATATCGGCGGCATCTACATCGCAGTCAGCCAAAACGACATTATTCCCACCCAGGACTGCAAAGGAGGCGGTTACGGATGTTTTGCCAGTACCACCCTTGCCGGAAATGACAACGATCTCTTTTAGTTTCCGTCTCATGATACAGCTCCAGGATCGAGACTGAAAAGATGATGCTCAATATCTCGCAAGGCGGCTTTGACAGCAGGGAACTTTTCAAAGAGGAGTTCGCCTCGTGAATAGGTCTCCGCGATCTTGCGTTCGTTAGGAATTTTGGCGATCACATCAATTTTTTCTTTGCTGCAGTAATCCAGTACATCATCATTCCCAACGCCGTAGCGATTGATCACGACCCCAAAGGGTTTATCCATATCACGAACGACTCCGGCCATGAGGCTCATATCATGGAGGCCAAAGGGCGTTGGTTCAGTGATGAGGATGACATAATCAGCGGTTTTTACAGCTTCGATGACTGGGCATGAAGTTCCGGGAGGCGCATCATAAATTTTAATTACAGGATCAGGATACTGCTCTTGAATAAAATCAGTTGTTTCTTTGATCAGGGGCACGGCTTGTTCTTCGCCGACATTCAATTTGCTTTCGATGAACTCCATTACAGGGGTTTTGATCTCAGACATGACACCCATTTGAACCGGCTCCATAGGTAGGGCATCTATGGGACACAACTCGGAACAGGCGTAACAACTGTGACATAACTGCGCGTGAAGAATGATATTGGTACCCAGTTGCAGGATCGCATTATAGGCACAGACATCCTGGCAGATACCACAGCCAGTACATTCACCGTTCCATTTTGGGATCATTTTGAATTTATCAGTTTGCTGAGTTTCCTGGCCGTTGATGAAGAGAGCTGAGTTGGGCTCCTCTACGTCCAGATCGCTCAAGACAACTTGGTGATTTTGGGCAAGATAGCTGGCAAGATTGGTTGCCAGGGTGGTTTTTCCAGTGCCCCCTTTACCGCTGGCGATGACGATGTTCAAATTGTTGTTCCTCTATTCTCAGAATTTGTTTTTAAATATTTTGACGTGAGATCTTCCAGGTCTTCGGATCCGCATTCTGGACAATCCGCTATCATTTTAGTGATGGCATGGGTTTGTTCTTCACCACAATCACGGCAGCGGTGCATTCCCTGAGAGAAATCAATATTACCACCTTCAATCAAGAGTTCAAGCCCATCGATAATAGCGTGGGCAATTTTGGTACGCGCTTTTTCGATAAGCCGGGAGAAGGTGGGTCGGGAGATGTCCATCTGAATAGAAGCCTGTAGGTGATCCAGACCCTGGTGATCTGCCAGGCGGAAGGCTTCATATTCATCTATAGTAATAACAATTTGTTCCAGACTTATCCTGGGAACCCCTGATGGCTTAAAATTGCTGAAACGGGGTGGTGAAGCAATTCGTCGTTTGCGATAGGCTCCCCGAGAGCGTTGTCTTCTGGAGTGATCCATGTTTTTCATGACGAGAATATAATGAACATATGTTCATTTTACAAGTGTTTGTTAAAAGGCAAATAATGTTGCTGGGTGGGAGTGAGATTGCCGCGTCCCTACGTTCCTCGCAAAGACAGATGGGGAATATTTGGAATTTCCTATTGGTGTCTTCGCGAAGGAGTGAAACGACTGCGGCGATCTCAAATTTTTGTTATTAAAGTGACGGATAATAATGTTGGGTTATGTTCATAAAGAACCCGATGTGTACACCCTTCGAGCCTCAGGGAGACACGCTCAATATCCACTGGGTTAATGTAGCCATATTCCGAGATTGCCGCGTCCCGGTGGTTTTCGCAAAAGTAGTAAAAATACTTGCAATCATCATCTAGCGAAATAAGTTAGTGAGCGATAACTAACGAAGGGGAATGTAATGGTATCTGCATATACAAAGAGACAACTCCAGATTATCCATACAGCTGTGGATCTTATCTCTGCTGGTGGGATGTCTTCACTAACAATGAGTAATATTGCTTCAAAAATTGAAGTGACGGAACCAGCCCTCTATCGACATTTCAAGAGCAAAAAGGAAATCATGTTGGGGATCCTTAATCTGATTCGCCAGAATGGCCAAGCTCCAGAGAAACCCAATAAGACGGGTTGGGATTTGGTCGAATGCACTATGTTCAACCACATTGCCAGCTTCACGGATACGCCTGGACTGGCTGCCATCATCTTTTCAGAAGAAATATTTTCTGGAGATAATGACCTTTCTCAACAGATCAAAGCCTTGATGGATGAGACTCAGAAAAGATTTGTTACCGTGATTCGCATGTCTCAACAAATGGGGAAAATGCGCCAGGATATTCAGGCTGAACAGATTGCCCTGTTGGTCATTGGATCATTCAGATTTCTTGTGACACAGTGGCATTTATTTGAACATAACTTTGATTTAAGCGAACGGGCAACCGCACTTTTTAAAGATTTTAGAAGACTGTTCATCATCGAATAATATTTTTTTACCCCAAGGGGTTTGTGAACAATAACAAAGGGAGTACAATATGAAAACAATGAGAGATAAAATCCTGAATCATCCCTATTGGGTGATGGGGGCAATTCTGCTTCTCACGATCTTTTTCTTTAAACAGATCAAAGATAAAGGTCGGATGGAAACAGATCTTGATAAGTACATGCCTCACAACCATCCTGCCTTTGTCTATAGCGACGCTGCAGAAGAAATGTTCGATATCAAAGATGGGATCATCATCGCTATCGAACATCCCGAATCCATCTACAACCCGGAAACTTTGCAGAAGATCAAAGACATTACCAAGGCCCTCCAAAAGATGGATGAGATCCATAAGGCTGATGTGACTTCCCTGTACACTGCGGATAATATTATTGGTACGGAAGAAGGCATGGATGTCAAAGCCTTCTATAAACGTGTTCCCAAGACTGAAAAGCTTGATGCCATGCGCGTTGGCGTTGCATCGAATGAAATGGTTGCAGGACGTCTGGTCTCTGAGGATGAGACAGTTGGTGTCATTATAGCTCGAATTGATGATGATGTTTTTACACAGGATTTTTACAAAGCCATTATAGCGTTAGGTGAAAAATATGAAGGTCCGGAAAAAATATATGTAGCGGGTAGTCCTATTGTTGAAGGGACCATGGCTTTGCTTGGTCCTGCAGACATGAAGCGGATGGTCCCTGTGGTTATTCTCGCAATTCTAATCGTACTATTGGGGGTCCTGAGAAGTTTGAAAAGTACCCTGTTTACTTTTTTAGTTGTAGCCGTCAGCTCTGTTTGGACTTTTGGTCTTATGGCGCTGGTAGGTATTCCCACCTATGCAGTGTCAACCATGATACCCGTGATGTTGATTGCCATCGGGGTCGCTGATGGAATCCACTTTTACAGTCATCTCGGTATATTTATGAGAAAAAATCCAGGGGCTGATAAAATCACCGCTGTGAAAGATATGTTGAATGGGATGTGGAAACCGGTAGTGATGACCTCAATAACGACAGCCGTCGGTTTTATCTCACTTTTAACCTCGCAAGTATATCCCATAAAATATTTTGGTCTATTTACCGCTTTTGGTGTTTTGGCTGCCATGTTCCTAACCCTGGTACTTATTCCAGCTGGAATCATGGCCTTCAACTTGCCAAAAATGCGGATCAAAGAAGGTAAAAATTCGTCTCACGATTCAAGTATTGCTCGAAAGTTTTCCGAAGGTCTGCTTTCACAAAAAAAACTGACCTGGGTAATCACACTTGGTTTGGTAATCTTGTCTCTCTGGGGGATCAACAAAGTATGGATCAATTCGAGCTTCCTGGACAAATTCGAATCTGATTCAGATATTGTTCTCACAGATGCATTCATTAACTCTAAGTTTGGCGGAACCTCCACAATCAATGTTATCCTGGAAACTGAAGTTGAAGGAACTTTCAAACAATCAGCTGTCCTAAGACTTGTAGATAAGATGCAGGATGATGTAGAAGCCTACGATATGGTAGGTAGCTCCTTTGCGTTGACTGATTACTTGAAACGTATGAATAAAGTCATGAATGAGGATCAAGAGGCTTTTAACACCATTCCGGATAATGAAGAACTGAACGCCCAGTATCTACTACTATATGAAATGTCAGGTGATCCAGAGAATCTATGGAGGGTCACAGACTATGATTACCGTCGCTTGAACGTAACTTTCCAGATTAAAAGTGATAACTCCAAGGCGATCAATGAAGTGTTAGACCGCATTGAAGCCTATCGTGTGCCCTTGAATGAGATGGGTGTTGAACTAAACTTTGCAGGTTCTGGATATAAAGCCCTGATCTTTACAGATTTGATCCTTGAAGGTCAGATAATGAGTCTGGTGCTTTCCATCGTTATAATCATCGGTTTATTGAGTTTTATGTTTGGAAGCATCAAGGTGGGACTGGTTGGAAGTTTTCCAATCGTCATTACCGCGCTTATTGGGTTTGGGGTGTTAGGGATATTCAATATCCCCCTTAATACAACCACAGCCTTACTCTCAAGTATTACAATCGGAATTGGAATTGATTACGCCGTTCACTTTTTAGATCGCTATCGCTTGAATCGCCGCATGGGTCTATCTCTGGAGACAGCTGTTTCTGAGACCATGGATCATTCCGGGCGAGCAATCGTTTTTAATGCCGTTGTTGTTATCGCAGGTTTCCTGGTTCTCCTGGCCTCCGTATTTCCACCGAACCGCGCGCTGGGTACCCTGGTGTCCATGAACATGTTTGTTAGCTTTGTTGGCACTTTGACTGTCATGGTTCTTCTGGTTGTTAAATCAGGTATTTTCAACAAAGAAGATGAAAAAGTATCATGATAATAGCGCAAGCTTTTCTGTACAGCAAAGTGTGCAATGAAAGCAAAACAAATTCTTTAAAGAATAAATGAGAATATTATCATATTTAAAAAATCCGTGCAATCCGTGTAATCCGTGGTTGCATCCATAAGGAGCAATAAAATGAAAACATTAACAAAACTTATCAGCCTGGTATTAATCCTGAGCGGAACCCTTTTCGCTAAGCAACCCACTGGTCTTGAGATTATCGAAAAGTCTTACAATCGTCCCGTAAGTAAAACGATGGAAGCGAATATGAGTATGATCCTGGAAAACTCCAGAGGCGTACAACGTGTCCGAGAGATCAAACAGTATATCAAAGATTTTAAAGATGCAGAAAAGAAACTCATGATATTTCTGAAACCGAAAGATGTGAAAAACACAACTTTTATGAATTGGAGTTTTGATGATGGGAGCGAGGATCAGTGGATCTATTTACCCGCTCTTAAAAAAATCAAGCGCATCTCCAGTGATAGTGATAGTGACTATTTCATGGGCTCCGATTTTACTTATGATGATCTGGGTGACCGTCACCCATCCGAAGACACCCATAAATTAATTGGTGAAGAAACCATTGACGGTCATGAATGCTATATCGTCGAGAGCGTTCCTCTTGATGAAGAGTATATGTACACGAAAACGGTGACTTGGGTCATCAAAGACAAGTGGATTGGTTACAAAAAAGAGTTTTATGATGAAGATGAAGAATTCTTAAAACAACTCAATCTTATAAAGTATGAAGAATATGGTGATGTCGTCGTATTGACTGAAGTGAAAATGGCGAATGATCAGAATGGTCATAGCACGATTATGAGACTAAGTGATGTTATTATCAATAAAACGATTGCAGACAATATGTTTACCGAAAGAATGATGAGGCGGGGAGTTAGGTAAGTTAGAAGTTAGAAGTTAGAAGTTAGAAGTTAAAAGTTAAAAGTTAAAAGTTAAAAGATGAAGGTTGAAAGTTAAAGAGATACCGTTCGTCATGCTGAGCGGAGTCGAAGTATATAGATCTACAGCGTTATGACCAACTTATAAGCGAATATGGGTAAATAGTATGGTCCATCGCAATATGAATAAGGAAGAAACAAATGTTTAAAAATATTATAGTATTTATTGTGTTCGTGAGCAGCCTAATCGCCCAGGTGGAAGTCGGGGGATACGCACGTAACTATATCGGTGTATTAACGGGGGGTGAGCAGGAATATGCCATCATCCAAAACACACTTGACCTGACATTCACTGGTGGAAGTGGCAATGTGAGATACTTTGCCAACCCCACTATTTATCAAACCCCAGGAAGTGATTTAAACTTTGATCTTCGTGAAGTGTACCTCGATATATATTTTACCAATACAGATATTCGGATCGGGAAACAACAAATTATCTGGGGTAAAGGAAGTGGTGTCTTTATTACTGACATCGTTTCGCCAAAAGATTTAAATGAATTTTTATTACCTGATTTCGATGAGATTCGTACGGGAATCACCGCTCTTAAATTAAATCAATATATAGGCAACCAAACGTTTGAACTGGTGTATATCCCAGCCTTTTCTGCAACGATCTTCCCAGAGACAAGTTCTATATGGTCACGCACTCCCGTGTTTGCTATGCCTGTGACGTATGATTATTCAGAGAAAGTCATTGCAGCAAATCTTGAAAACAGTGAGGTTTTCATGAAACTATCCGGTATCATGTCATTTATGGATTATGAAGTTATGGCGGGATACATGTGGGATGATGATCCAACGATGCATGTCACGCCAACTATTGAAATGGGTGCTATCACTGGTGTTACCCTCAGTCCTCAACATCATCGGTTGAGTGTTGCTGGTGGTAGTTTTAGTACAGAATTGGACGGGATGGTTGTACGCGGAGAGGGTGCCTATTATCAAGGGAAACAATTCTCAGCTGTCAACGCAATGGGGTTAGCTGCTGATCTTTTGGAGCAAGATTATATGCATTATCTATTAGGACTAGATTTTTCAATTGGTGCGACTCGCTTTAGTAGTCAAATCATCCAGCAGGTGATCATTGATTATGATGAGGCTATCGTCCAGGATGAAGCCGTCAATACCATGACTTTTTCGGCAAATCGGACCTTTCTCAGGGAAACGCTTACCGCTCAATTATTTGGATATATTGGCTTGAACAAAAGTGATGCTCTCATCCGTCCAACCCTGACTTATGATTTTGCCGATGGTTTCGAGATACTGGCTGGCGCAAATATCTTTGTGAAAGATGCTGATATAGAGGATGGTGACGATCCAGGACAGTTTGGGTATTTTGATGATAATGATATGGTTTACATGAAAGTGAGGTATAGTTTTTGACAGAAATTAAAACTGTGACGAATAACACACCCCACGACGACTACGACCACTCTTCAAAGGCGTACGATTTACTGCTGAATCCGTTTTTGAATAGAATTCGAAATGCCCTTGTTGATTGGGCAATAAAACATCAGCCCGAACGGATACTTGACGTGGGGTGTGGAACCGGTAAACAGTTGTCATTATTACCAGCAAACATGAACGCTGTTGGGATAGATTTATCAGACGCCATGCTGGACAGAGCAGCCAAACAAGCACCGGGGAAATGTCAACAGGCCGATGCGACTGATATTCCTTTTCATGATAATTCCTTCGATCTCATTCTTTCACAGTTTGCCCTTCATGAGAAAGAAACAAAAATCATCAACCTTGAACTAAAAGAAGTAAAGCGTCTATTAAAGCCTGAGGGTATCTTTTCAGTGGTCGATTTTGATTTCCCAGATGATCACACCTTTTTGGCTGGCTTCTTCAAATGGGGCGTTCGCCGAATTGAACAACAGGCTGGTGATGAACATTTCGAAAACTTCAAGGTCTGGATGAACCAGGGAGGTCTTCGCGAGATTCTCAGGGGAAGTAGTTGGTCGCTTATGGAAGAACAGCTGTTTTTCAAGGGCAATGTCCGGCTGACTTTCTGGAGAGCAGCTGACGCATGATGCGTTGGGAATTAATTCCAACATGTTAACCACCGAGAGCGAGGGCACAAAGATTGGTGATTTGGATAAAACAAAATATGCAGCCGCTGACAAGGTCGCTCACCAGTTTCCGTCCAGTGAGTGCCGTCATACAGTGGCAGCAAACTAACAAGCATTTGTAGCTGATTCCGCCAGTTCAATGCAATGTGAGAGGGAATATGCGCAGCAAAACATTTATTATAATTCTTGTCACAC contains the following coding sequences:
- a CDS encoding DUF5320 domain-containing protein; this translates as MPRGDRTGPQGRGSMTGRRLGRCTGNEDRNFGYGFGGRGRGQGSFGGRFGMGGGRGNGYGYGYRTNFQETDYENTVSPSNTEGTELRQQLTTVIDQLSKLLKQSAESGEAKNETK
- a CDS encoding NifB/NifX family molybdenum-iron cluster-binding protein, with protein sequence MKIVFTSKGKEMDSMMDPRFGRAEYLLMYDEETKQHTVHDNSQSGKAAHGAGPLTAQKVFELKPDVIITGNGPGDKASATLKIADIAMYVGAGNMSISEALTSYQQDKLEKIEL
- a CDS encoding ATP-binding protein, with amino-acid sequence MRRKLKEIVVISGKGGTGKTSVTASFAVLGGNNVVLADCDVDAADMHLLMQPEIQQSEAFFSGAIAKIDPDLCTGCGLCAEVCRFDAIFPKDDKYVIDPLNCEGCGYGPRVCPEAAIDMLDANVGDWYRSTTRLGTHLVHAKLGIGADNSGKLVTKVKEEAKQLAFAEEKPILLIDGPPGVGCPVVAALAGADYVVIVIEPTVSGIHDLKRVQELIGKFRIRSGCIINKFDINLDVTNEIKDFIQEAGIDHISDLPYDVNFTKAMTEGKTIVEYAPQGTGQYLSKSWTKINQLIQLERG
- a CDS encoding ATP-binding protein, with amino-acid sequence MNIVIASGKGGTGKTTLATNLASYLAQNHQVVLSDLDVEEPNSALFINGQETQQTDKFKMIPKWNGECTGCGICQDVCAYNAILQLGTNIILHAQLCHSCYACSELCPIDALPMEPVQMGVMSEIKTPVMEFIESKLNVGEEQAVPLIKETTDFIQEQYPDPVIKIYDAPPGTSCPVIEAVKTADYVILITEPTPFGLHDMSLMAGVVRDMDKPFGVVINRYGVGNDDVLDYCSKEKIDVIAKIPNERKIAETYSRGELLFEKFPAVKAALRDIEHHLFSLDPGAVS
- a CDS encoding DUF134 domain-containing protein — protein: MDHSRRQRSRGAYRKRRIASPPRFSNFKPSGVPRISLEQIVITIDEYEAFRLADHQGLDHLQASIQMDISRPTFSRLIEKARTKIAHAIIDGLELLIEGGNIDFSQGMHRCRDCGEEQTHAITKMIADCPECGSEDLEDLTSKYLKTNSENRGTTI
- a CDS encoding TetR/AcrR family transcriptional regulator; protein product: MVSAYTKRQLQIIHTAVDLISAGGMSSLTMSNIASKIEVTEPALYRHFKSKKEIMLGILNLIRQNGQAPEKPNKTGWDLVECTMFNHIASFTDTPGLAAIIFSEEIFSGDNDLSQQIKALMDETQKRFVTVIRMSQQMGKMRQDIQAEQIALLVIGSFRFLVTQWHLFEHNFDLSERATALFKDFRRLFIIE
- a CDS encoding MMPL family transporter; amino-acid sequence: MKTMRDKILNHPYWVMGAILLLTIFFFKQIKDKGRMETDLDKYMPHNHPAFVYSDAAEEMFDIKDGIIIAIEHPESIYNPETLQKIKDITKALQKMDEIHKADVTSLYTADNIIGTEEGMDVKAFYKRVPKTEKLDAMRVGVASNEMVAGRLVSEDETVGVIIARIDDDVFTQDFYKAIIALGEKYEGPEKIYVAGSPIVEGTMALLGPADMKRMVPVVILAILIVLLGVLRSLKSTLFTFLVVAVSSVWTFGLMALVGIPTYAVSTMIPVMLIAIGVADGIHFYSHLGIFMRKNPGADKITAVKDMLNGMWKPVVMTSITTAVGFISLLTSQVYPIKYFGLFTAFGVLAAMFLTLVLIPAGIMAFNLPKMRIKEGKNSSHDSSIARKFSEGLLSQKKLTWVITLGLVILSLWGINKVWINSSFLDKFESDSDIVLTDAFINSKFGGTSTINVILETEVEGTFKQSAVLRLVDKMQDDVEAYDMVGSSFALTDYLKRMNKVMNEDQEAFNTIPDNEELNAQYLLLYEMSGDPENLWRVTDYDYRRLNVTFQIKSDNSKAINEVLDRIEAYRVPLNEMGVELNFAGSGYKALIFTDLILEGQIMSLVLSIVIIIGLLSFMFGSIKVGLVGSFPIVITALIGFGVLGIFNIPLNTTTALLSSITIGIGIDYAVHFLDRYRLNRRMGLSLETAVSETMDHSGRAIVFNAVVVIAGFLVLLASVFPPNRALGTLVSMNMFVSFVGTLTVMVLLVVKSGIFNKEDEKVS
- a CDS encoding outer membrane lipoprotein-sorting protein → MKTLTKLISLVLILSGTLFAKQPTGLEIIEKSYNRPVSKTMEANMSMILENSRGVQRVREIKQYIKDFKDAEKKLMIFLKPKDVKNTTFMNWSFDDGSEDQWIYLPALKKIKRISSDSDSDYFMGSDFTYDDLGDRHPSEDTHKLIGEETIDGHECYIVESVPLDEEYMYTKTVTWVIKDKWIGYKKEFYDEDEEFLKQLNLIKYEEYGDVVVLTEVKMANDQNGHSTIMRLSDVIINKTIADNMFTERMMRRGVR
- a CDS encoding DUF1302 family protein yields the protein MFKNIIVFIVFVSSLIAQVEVGGYARNYIGVLTGGEQEYAIIQNTLDLTFTGGSGNVRYFANPTIYQTPGSDLNFDLREVYLDIYFTNTDIRIGKQQIIWGKGSGVFITDIVSPKDLNEFLLPDFDEIRTGITALKLNQYIGNQTFELVYIPAFSATIFPETSSIWSRTPVFAMPVTYDYSEKVIAANLENSEVFMKLSGIMSFMDYEVMAGYMWDDDPTMHVTPTIEMGAITGVTLSPQHHRLSVAGGSFSTELDGMVVRGEGAYYQGKQFSAVNAMGLAADLLEQDYMHYLLGLDFSIGATRFSSQIIQQVIIDYDEAIVQDEAVNTMTFSANRTFLRETLTAQLFGYIGLNKSDALIRPTLTYDFADGFEILAGANIFVKDADIEDGDDPGQFGYFDDNDMVYMKVRYSF
- a CDS encoding methyltransferase domain-containing protein produces the protein MTEIKTVTNNTPHDDYDHSSKAYDLLLNPFLNRIRNALVDWAIKHQPERILDVGCGTGKQLSLLPANMNAVGIDLSDAMLDRAAKQAPGKCQQADATDIPFHDNSFDLILSQFALHEKETKIINLELKEVKRLLKPEGIFSVVDFDFPDDHTFLAGFFKWGVRRIEQQAGDEHFENFKVWMNQGGLREILRGSSWSLMEEQLFFKGNVRLTFWRAADA